One Misgurnus anguillicaudatus chromosome 19, ASM2758022v2, whole genome shotgun sequence genomic region harbors:
- the st6galnac2 gene encoding alpha-N-acetylgalactosaminide alpha-2,6-sialyltransferase 2, whose product MRLSFPAGSSLNSTRTVCAWIYRLLCFRNLKLLPVLCACVLLIYWNFMRLTSSSSPTSEDWDTIYERAVIEAEETSIESVNTEEETVPACSLRHTIKKDSSLKKRFNFLVPLLQWRDSFTSTEWQKLQDAPLPYGWKGQISKVIGNTLSLLWNPSNSRLFERNNSQECVRCAVVGNGGILRGSGQGKVIDSHDYVFRLNAAIIKGFEDDVGTKTSFYGITANSLKTSFLSYYRDGFTNVPRDPGIRYVFIPAQTRDYIMLAAAIQGVSIPSGFDEGDRPSRYFGNNPQQFRMIHPYFIQYVTNRFLNSPQMKEYRDIYMPSTGALMLMAALHTCDQVSAYGFITDNYDDFSEHYFDTKHRPLVFNVNHDKRMEGWLWKQLHTHKVMWLYQR is encoded by the exons ATGAGGTTGAGTTTTCCTGCTGGTTCATCACTGAACAGCACGCGCACTGTCTGCGCGTGGATTTATCGATTGTTGTGCTTTCGTAACCTGAAACTGCTTCCTGTCCTGTGTGCATGCGTTTTACTCATTTACTGGAATTTTATGAGATTGACGTCGTCATCATCACCAACATCAGAGGACTGGGACACAATATATGAGAG GGCTGTTATAGAGGCTGAAGAGACCTCGATTGAATCAGTTAATACTGAAGAGGAG ACAGTACCAGCCTGCTCTTTAAGACACACCATAAAGAAGGACAGCAGTCTGAAAAAACGCTTTAACTTTTTAGTGCCTCTTCTTCAGTGGCGAGATTCTTTTACTTCAACCGAGTGGCAAAAGCTCCAGGACGCTCCTCTGCCTTATGGATGGAAAGGACAGATTTCTAAAG TGATAGGCAATACACTTTCTCTTCTTTGGAACCCGTCTAACAGTCGTCTGTTCGAGCGAAACAATTCACAGGAGTGTGTGCGTTGTGCCGTGGTTGGTAATGGGGGTATACTGAGAGGATCGGGCCAGGGGAAGGTCATAGACAGTCACGATTATGTTTTCAG GTTAAATGCGGCAATCATCAAAGGCTTTGAGGATGATGTTGGGACAAAGACGTCTTTCTATGGCATCACTGCAAACTCTCTAAAGACCTCCTTTTTGTCTTATTATAGAGACGGATTCACGAATGTCCCACGTGACCCG GGCATTCGATATGTTTTTATCCCTGCACAAACTCGAGACTATATCATGTTGGCGGCCGCCATCCAGGGTGTGTCTATACCTTCAGGATTTGATGAAGGTGATAG GCCTTCAAGATATTTTGGAAATAATCCTCAACAGTTCAGAATGATCCATCCATACTTCATTCAGTATGTCACTAACAG GTTTTTAAACTCCCCACAGATGAAGGAATACAGAGATATATACATGCCCAGCACAGGTGCACTGATGCTCATGGCTGCTTTACACACCTGTGACCAG GTGTCTGCGTACGGCTTCATCACAGACAATTACGATGACTTCTCAGAGCATTATTTTGACACAAAACACAGGCCTTTGGTCTTCAATGTCAACCATGACAAGAGGATGGAGGGATGGCTGTGGAAGCAGTTACACACTCATAAAGTCATGTGGCTGTATCAGAGATAG